The following proteins are encoded in a genomic region of Vicugna pacos chromosome 16, VicPac4, whole genome shotgun sequence:
- the FOXJ1 gene encoding forkhead box protein J1, whose protein sequence is MAESWLRLSGAGATEEAGPEGGLEEPDTLDDSLTSLQWLQEFSILNAKAPALPSGGTDPHGYHQVPGSAAPGSPLAADPACLGQPHTPGKPTSSCTSRSAPPGLQAPPPDDVDYATNPHVKPPYSYATLICMAMQASKATKITLSAIYKWITDNFCYFRHADPTWQNSIRHNLSLNKCFIKVPREKDEPGKGGFWRIDPQYAERLLSGAFKKRRLPPVHIHPAFARQAAQEPSAVPWAGPLTVNTEAQQLLREFEEATGEAGWGAGEGRLGHKRKQPLPKRVAKVPRPSSTLLLTQEEQGELEPLKGNFDWEAIFDAGTLGGELGALEALELSPPLSPASHGDVDLTVHGRHIDCPATWGPPVEQAADSLDFDETFLATSFLQHPWDESSSGCLPPEPLFEAGDATLAADLHDWASVGAFL, encoded by the exons ATGGCGGAGAGCTGGCTACGCCTCTCGGGAGCTGGGGCGACGGAGGAGGCCGGGCCGGAGGGCGGCCTGGAGGAACCCGACACCCTGGATGACAGCTTGACTAGCCTGCAGTGGCTACAGGAATTCTCCATTCTCAACGCCAAGGCCCCCGCCCTGCCCTCGGGGGGCACCGACCCCCACGGCTACCACCAGGTGCCAGGCTCCGCAGCGCCAGGGTCTCCCCTGGCGGCCGACCCAGCCTGCCTGGGGCAGCCGCACACTCCCGGCAAGCCCACGTCGTCTTGCACGTCGCGGAGCGCGCCCCCGGGGCTGCAGGCCCCGCCTCCCGACGACGTGGACTACGCTACCAACCCGCACGTGAAGCCGCCCTACTCGTATGCCACGCTCATCTGCATGGCCATGCAAGCCAGCAAGGCCACCAAGATCACCTTGTCGGCCATCTACAAGTGGATCACGGACAACTTCTGCTACTTCCGCCACGCTGATCCCACCTGGCAG AATTCCATCCGCCACAACCTGTCCCTGAACAAGTGCTTCATCAAAGTGCCTCGGGAGAAGGACGAGCCGGGCAAGGGGGGCTTCTGGCGCATCGACCCCCAGTACGCTGAGCGGCTGCTGAGCGGGGCCTTCAAGAAGCGGCGGCTGCCCCCGGTCCACATCCACCCAGCCTTCGCCCGCCAGGCCGCGCAGGAGCCCAGCGCTGTCCCGTGGGCCGGGCCGCTGACCGTGAACACCGAGGCCCAGCAGCTGCTGCGGGAGTTCGAGGAGGCCACCGGGGAGGCGGGCTGGGGCGCGGGCGAGGGCAGGCTTGGGCATAAGCGCAAACAGCCACTGCCCAAGCGGGTGGCCAAGGTCCCGCGGCCCTCTAGCACCCTGCTGCTGACCCAGGAGGAGCAGGGCGAGCTGGAACCCCTCAAGGGCAACTTTGACTGGGAGGCCATCTTCGACGCCGGCACTCTGGGCGGGGAGCTGGGCGCGCTGGAGGCCCTGGAGCTGAGCCCGCCGCTGAGCCCCGCCTCGCACGGGGACGTGGACCTCACCGTCCACGGCCGCCACATCGACTGCCCTGCTACCTGGGGGCCTCCGGTGGAGCAGGCTGCCGACAGCCTGGACTTCGACGAGACCTTCCTGGCCACGTCCTTCCTGCAACACCCCTGGGACGAGAGCAGCAGTGGCTGCCTGCCCCCGGAGCCCCTCTTTGAGGCCGGGGACGCCACCCTGGCCGCTGACCTGCACGACTGGGCCAGCGTGGGCGCCTTCTTGTAA